A genomic stretch from Terriglobia bacterium includes:
- a CDS encoding succinate dehydrogenase iron-sulfur subunit, producing the protein MNDLNAKTILYRVRRFDPGRDAAPRWQDFTLPRTPGMTVLDGLWAIKQSQDPSLAWRSSCRMGVCGSCGMMINGRPRLGCNTQVSELSAEVVAVAPLPNFDIIRDLVPDLAPMFDSHVALSPYIIRDDVRERESPTGEFGQSIHELEQYLQFSYCIKCGCCMAACPTYATDPVYSGPMPLAQAHRYNADTRDAGWRSRKEVLRGERGPWRCHFAGECSRVCPKGVDPAKAIQLMKRELVLDYIRLRKGHALAQVVAKPKEGKRRPDIPEAPEKTA; encoded by the coding sequence GGACGCCGCCCCTCGATGGCAGGACTTCACCCTCCCCAGGACCCCCGGGATGACCGTGCTCGACGGCCTGTGGGCGATCAAGCAGTCGCAGGACCCGTCCCTGGCCTGGAGGTCCTCGTGCCGCATGGGCGTGTGCGGGTCCTGCGGGATGATGATCAACGGCCGGCCGCGCCTGGGTTGCAACACCCAGGTGTCCGAGCTTTCGGCCGAGGTGGTTGCGGTGGCGCCGCTCCCCAACTTCGACATCATCCGCGACCTCGTCCCGGACCTGGCGCCGATGTTCGACTCCCACGTGGCGCTCTCGCCCTACATCATCCGCGACGACGTGCGGGAACGCGAGAGTCCCACAGGAGAGTTCGGACAGTCCATCCACGAGCTGGAGCAGTACCTGCAGTTCTCGTACTGCATCAAGTGCGGGTGCTGCATGGCCGCCTGTCCGACCTACGCCACCGACCCGGTCTATTCGGGGCCGATGCCGCTGGCCCAGGCGCACCGGTACAACGCCGACACCCGCGATGCGGGATGGCGGTCGCGGAAGGAGGTTCTCCGCGGCGAGCGCGGCCCGTGGCGGTGTCACTTCGCCGGAGAGTGCTCCCGGGTGTGTCCGAAGGGCGTCGACCCGGCCAAGGCGATCCAGTTGATGAAGCGGGAGCTGGTGCTCGACTACATCCGACTCCGGAAGGGGCACGCCCTCGCCCAGGTCGTTGCGAAGCCGAAGGAAGGTAAGCGGCGCCCCGACATCCCCGAGGCGCCAGAGAAGACGGCGTAG
- a CDS encoding DUF1343 domain-containing protein, protein MRSRRKVSGAPTSPRRQRRRRRRAAIVVPGLEALLGGGPAAAGLRSGPRVGLVAHPASIDRAARHAADLVAAHPGFRLVRLFGPEHGLRGEAQDMEPVAAGSDPLTGLPVFSLYGADPSSLRPRTEDLEGLDAILCDLQDVGSRYYTFVYTMAHVMEAAAATGLPVVVLDRPNPIGGVAVEGPVLEPPLASFVGRYPLPVRHGMTPGELARLFNEAFEIRCDLRVVPMRGWTRRMHFDGTGLPWVAPSPNMPTPATAEVYPGGCLVEGTNLSEGRGTTRPFELVGAPWLAAPPLAEVLAREAPVGALYRATSFRPSFHKHAGESCRGIQIHVVDRAAFRPFATYLILLREARRLAPATFDWRREPYEFERDRLAIDLLLGRAGLRPLLEAGATLAEMESSWTRDLEAFLELRGNFLLYPE, encoded by the coding sequence TTGCGAAGCCGAAGGAAGGTAAGCGGCGCCCCGACATCCCCGAGGCGCCAGAGAAGACGGCGTAGGAGAGCGGCGATCGTCGTCCCCGGCCTCGAAGCCCTCCTCGGCGGCGGCCCCGCTGCAGCCGGCCTGAGGAGCGGTCCGCGAGTCGGCCTCGTCGCCCACCCGGCGTCCATCGACCGGGCCGCCCGGCACGCCGCCGACCTCGTCGCGGCCCACCCGGGGTTCCGCCTCGTTCGGCTCTTCGGGCCGGAGCACGGCCTGAGGGGCGAGGCGCAGGACATGGAGCCGGTGGCCGCCGGGAGCGATCCCCTCACGGGGCTTCCGGTCTTCAGCCTGTACGGCGCGGATCCCTCCTCGCTGCGCCCGCGGACGGAGGATCTCGAGGGGCTCGACGCGATCCTCTGCGATCTCCAGGACGTGGGGAGCCGTTACTACACCTTCGTCTACACGATGGCGCACGTCATGGAAGCCGCGGCGGCCACCGGGCTTCCCGTCGTCGTGCTCGACCGGCCGAATCCGATCGGAGGGGTCGCGGTGGAAGGGCCGGTGCTGGAGCCGCCGCTCGCGTCCTTCGTCGGCCGGTATCCCCTCCCCGTCCGCCACGGCATGACCCCGGGGGAGCTGGCGCGCCTGTTCAACGAGGCGTTCGAGATTCGCTGCGATCTCCGCGTCGTCCCGATGCGCGGGTGGACCCGGCGGATGCACTTCGACGGCACCGGGCTGCCCTGGGTCGCGCCTTCGCCGAACATGCCCACCCCCGCCACCGCGGAGGTGTATCCCGGCGGCTGCCTCGTCGAGGGAACCAACCTCTCGGAGGGACGGGGCACCACGCGCCCTTTCGAGCTGGTGGGAGCGCCGTGGCTGGCCGCCCCGCCGCTGGCGGAGGTGCTGGCGCGGGAAGCGCCCGTAGGCGCCCTCTACCGCGCAACGTCGTTCCGGCCGTCGTTCCACAAGCACGCGGGAGAGAGCTGCCGCGGCATCCAGATCCACGTCGTGGACCGCGCCGCCTTTCGCCCGTTCGCGACCTACCTGATCCTGCTGCGCGAGGCGCGCCGCCTCGCGCCCGCGACGTTCGACTGGCGCCGCGAGCCGTACGAGTTCGAGCGGGACCGCCTCGCGATCGACCTCCTCCTCGGCCGGGCGGGCCTCCGTCCGCTGTTGGAAGCGGGCGCCACGCTCGCCGAGATGGAGTCGTCGTGGACCCGGGATCTCGAAGCGTTTCTCGAGCTGCGGGGGAACTTCCTGCTCTATCCGGAGTGA
- the sppA gene encoding signal peptide peptidase SppA: MRRILLGVLATIGGLALLFCLVALVIGLVSWAGKGGVPSKTVLEADFEQEFVEYVPEDPVARAILGKTPVVRDVVEALERAADDDRVVAFVAKIGGGGPGLAQAQEIRDAVLAFRAKGKRAVAWSETFGEFGPGNVGYYLATAFDEIDLQPSGDVGLTGLMAESPFLRGTLDKLGVVPRMDHRKEFKNAMNVFTETKYTDAHREATDKLIQSMFGQMVAGIAKGRKLSETEVRALFDRGPFLGKEAKDAKLVDALAYRDEVVAKEKERAGARAKLLYLSTYLDRAGRPHESGTTVALIYGVGGVGRGESGYSPLFGGASMGSDTVTAAFRAAIEDKDVKAILFRVDSPGGSYVASDSIYRETLRAKEAKKPVIVSMGDVAGSGGYFVAMAADKIVAEPGTITASIGVLGGKMLTKGLWDKVGLSWDEVHTSAPSTMWSAIHDYSPQEWSKFEQWLDRVYDDFTGKVAAGRKLPREKVLEIAKGRIWTGEDAKRLGLVDELGGFPEALKLVRQAAGLSVDAKLRLKVFPKPRSTFDLLLERGRESSEAQAATELLIRAVRASGPLGPALRATGLLGRRGVLEIPEMEGPR, translated from the coding sequence ATGAGGCGGATCCTGCTGGGGGTGCTCGCGACGATCGGAGGGCTGGCCCTCCTCTTCTGCCTGGTCGCGCTCGTGATCGGGCTGGTCTCGTGGGCGGGGAAGGGGGGCGTTCCCTCCAAGACGGTTCTCGAAGCCGATTTCGAGCAGGAGTTCGTCGAGTACGTCCCGGAGGACCCCGTGGCCCGAGCGATCCTCGGGAAGACTCCGGTGGTCCGCGACGTGGTGGAAGCGCTGGAGCGCGCGGCCGACGACGATCGCGTCGTCGCCTTCGTCGCCAAGATCGGCGGCGGTGGGCCGGGGCTCGCGCAGGCCCAGGAGATCCGCGACGCGGTCCTCGCGTTCCGGGCGAAGGGGAAGCGCGCGGTCGCGTGGTCGGAGACGTTCGGCGAGTTCGGGCCCGGTAACGTCGGCTACTACCTGGCCACGGCGTTCGACGAGATCGATCTCCAGCCGTCGGGGGACGTCGGCCTCACCGGGCTGATGGCCGAATCTCCGTTCCTCAGGGGGACCCTGGACAAGCTCGGGGTCGTGCCCAGGATGGACCACCGCAAGGAATTCAAGAACGCGATGAACGTGTTCACCGAGACGAAGTACACGGACGCGCACCGCGAGGCCACCGACAAGCTGATCCAGTCCATGTTCGGCCAGATGGTGGCGGGCATCGCGAAGGGGCGGAAGCTCTCCGAGACGGAAGTTCGTGCGCTGTTCGACCGCGGTCCGTTCCTCGGGAAGGAGGCGAAGGACGCCAAGCTCGTCGACGCACTGGCCTACCGCGACGAGGTGGTGGCGAAGGAGAAGGAGCGGGCCGGCGCGCGCGCGAAGCTCCTCTACCTGTCCACCTACCTCGACCGCGCGGGTCGACCCCACGAGAGCGGCACAACGGTCGCCTTGATCTACGGCGTCGGCGGGGTCGGTCGCGGGGAGAGCGGCTACAGCCCGCTCTTCGGAGGCGCCTCCATGGGGTCCGACACGGTCACGGCCGCGTTCCGCGCGGCGATCGAGGACAAGGACGTCAAGGCGATCCTGTTCCGCGTGGACAGCCCGGGCGGGTCCTACGTGGCATCGGATTCCATCTACCGCGAGACGCTGCGCGCGAAGGAGGCGAAGAAGCCGGTGATCGTCTCGATGGGGGACGTCGCGGGCTCCGGCGGCTACTTCGTGGCGATGGCGGCGGACAAGATCGTCGCGGAGCCGGGGACGATCACCGCGTCGATCGGCGTGCTCGGCGGGAAGATGCTGACCAAGGGACTCTGGGACAAGGTGGGCCTCTCGTGGGACGAGGTTCACACCAGCGCGCCGAGCACCATGTGGAGCGCGATCCACGACTACTCGCCGCAGGAGTGGTCGAAGTTCGAGCAGTGGCTCGACCGGGTCTACGATGACTTCACCGGCAAGGTCGCGGCGGGGCGGAAGCTCCCGAGGGAGAAGGTGCTCGAGATCGCGAAGGGCCGGATCTGGACCGGCGAGGACGCCAAGCGGCTCGGCCTCGTCGACGAGCTGGGGGGCTTTCCCGAGGCGCTCAAGCTGGTCCGCCAGGCGGCGGGACTTTCGGTCGACGCCAAGCTGCGGCTCAAGGTGTTCCCGAAGCCGAGGTCGACCTTCGACCTCCTTCTGGAGAGGGGGCGGGAGAGCAGCGAGGCTCAGGCCGCCACGGAGCTCCTGATCCGCGCGGTGAGGGCTTCCGGGCCGCTGGGGCCCGCGCTCCGGGCCACCGGTCTCCTGGGACGCCGAGGCGTGCTGGAGATTCCCGAGATGGAGGGGCCCCGATAG